From Zhongshania aliphaticivorans, one genomic window encodes:
- a CDS encoding sigma-54-dependent transcriptional regulator encodes MNSVPNKQLVYVVEDSLSSGALYCSYLEQAGYSTKHFTDGHSALLGVKEQMPDVVLQDVCLPDISGLEVLSFINRQEKPAPVVIITANSSIDVAVDAMRLGGFDFIEKPFSKDRLLTSIASAVDQHQADIAAVPAAVVQGKPSASKLHTGVSEYFVGDSLAMSTVFRLLDSAAKSKASVFVTGESGTGKEVCAFSLHKASARHDGPFIAINCAAIPADLFESEIFGHEKGAFSGAVSQRKGAAELAAGGTLFLDELCEMDLNLQAKLLRFLQTGTFSRVGGQAVLHSDIRIVCATNRDPAREVGEGRFREDLYYRLNVIPVQLPPLRERGTDIMLLAEHFLAEKTKANDKQFRGFTPEVKSMIMQHDWPGNIRELQNVIENVVVINDGELVSVEMMPSLAPVLSKAPAKPAAVVPSNSVPSFGSVSSPTGAGMQGIRPLWIVEKEAIEYAIEQCGDNIPLAAACLGVSASTIYRKKKSWDSGGEG; translated from the coding sequence ATGAATTCGGTACCAAACAAACAGCTAGTGTATGTGGTAGAAGATAGTCTCTCGAGCGGCGCCCTGTATTGCAGCTACCTAGAACAGGCTGGCTACAGCACCAAACATTTTACTGACGGCCATTCGGCGTTGCTGGGTGTTAAGGAGCAGATGCCGGATGTGGTGTTGCAGGATGTGTGTTTGCCGGATATCAGTGGTTTAGAGGTGTTAAGCTTTATTAACCGGCAGGAAAAGCCTGCGCCGGTGGTGATTATTACGGCGAATAGTTCAATTGATGTTGCCGTGGATGCTATGCGCTTAGGCGGCTTTGATTTTATTGAAAAACCTTTTTCAAAAGACCGCTTATTAACCTCTATTGCAAGCGCAGTAGATCAGCATCAGGCTGATATTGCCGCGGTTCCTGCCGCAGTAGTGCAAGGCAAACCGAGTGCTAGTAAATTACACACCGGGGTTAGTGAATATTTTGTTGGTGATTCACTGGCGATGTCGACTGTGTTTAGGCTCTTGGATAGTGCTGCCAAAAGTAAGGCGAGTGTATTTGTTACAGGCGAAAGCGGAACGGGTAAGGAAGTGTGTGCCTTCTCATTGCATAAGGCCAGCGCGAGACACGATGGACCGTTCATTGCTATTAACTGCGCAGCTATACCCGCAGACCTCTTTGAGTCGGAAATTTTTGGTCATGAAAAAGGCGCGTTCAGTGGCGCCGTCAGTCAGCGCAAGGGGGCGGCGGAATTAGCTGCTGGTGGAACCTTGTTCCTGGATGAACTCTGTGAAATGGATTTGAACTTACAGGCGAAATTACTGCGTTTTTTACAGACTGGTACTTTCAGCCGGGTCGGTGGTCAGGCCGTATTGCACAGCGATATTCGGATTGTGTGTGCCACCAACCGCGACCCCGCCAGAGAAGTTGGCGAGGGCCGTTTTCGTGAAGATCTGTACTACCGTCTCAATGTTATTCCGGTGCAGCTTCCACCACTGCGTGAACGCGGCACCGATATTATGCTGCTGGCGGAACATTTTCTGGCTGAGAAAACCAAAGCAAATGACAAACAATTTCGTGGCTTCACGCCCGAAGTAAAATCCATGATTATGCAGCACGATTGGCCGGGTAATATTCGTGAACTGCAGAATGTCATTGAGAATGTTGTTGTTATTAATGACGGCGAATTGGTGAGTGTTGAAATGATGCCGTCGTTGGCGCCAGTTTTGTCGAAAGCGCCCGCTAAACCCGCCGCAGTGGTGCCGTCAAACAGTGTTCCTAGCTTTGGTTCGGTTTCTAGCCCGACTGGCGCCGGTATGCAGGGCATTCGCCCGCTCTGGATTGTGGAAAAAGAGGCTATTGAGTACGCAATTGAACAATGTGGTGA